The Zingiber officinale cultivar Zhangliang chromosome 2A, Zo_v1.1, whole genome shotgun sequence genomic sequence AGAAATCAACTGTATCACTTCACTAAACCAAGTCTCAATATGTTACCGTTCCTTCTCCTATCTATTGCAGAAATTCCTGATAGCCCAACAGATCCACAGCAGAGAAAACTTGCAGCTGAGAACGGATCTCATTGCCAGAAACCATCACTCCTAGTTAGTACgacaaaaatcaaaactcaacctCTACAAACCTATATAGAAAATGCTACTCCAATTCCTACAAATATGATATCAACCACAACTTAATTAACAAACTCACCAACTCTGTATCAAAGGTAGCTGCTGGTGCTAGGGCAGAGGTAGGGCAGAGGAAAAAGATGGTCGGTGCTAGGGCTCAGGACGAAGATGAAGAGAAGATTTGGTCAGTCGGCGGTGTTGGCAATGGGAGACGCGAGGAAGATGGCGTAAAAATCTGCCCCCTCGGCAACTTGCTCATGGTTGAAGCTGAGCCGGCACGAAAGCGCAGGATCGGAAAAAGGCAGAGAGGAGGCGGCGGTGTCGCGAGCCCAGGGAGGAGGAAATCAATTGGTTGTGAACCCAACCTAGGGCTCAAGAAATCGGATGAATCAGGCGGCGATGGCTCGGCGGAGGAGAGATCTCTGTGGCGGGGCTTCCTTGGCCGATAGTTTTTTTTGTATGCACAGGAGAAGGGAACCGACGCGGGGCGGCGGTGTCGACTAGGAAAAAGGAAACGACATTGGCGCGGGGGGCGCGGGTCGGGGAAGGGAAACGGGGAAGAGAAAAGAAacagaaatagaaatagaaaaagaaaaagaataataagaaaataaaatttttcctcgttaaaatggggtagcctaaacaggctttcccgggttCCAATATCGATCCACTTAAACTTGTCATACGAGCTcctaaaaatttccgaaaaaaattctaaaaatttcggaaattttccttatggttattcgccctttttcagtattttataaTAACTATATAGGTAGTTTCTTCAATAATAAGTATTAGGTTCTCTGTGATTTATCTATCTATATTTAGCCTAGGGGTGACAATATTAAATCGTCTCACCTTTAACTTCAATATCATAACTATTCTACATTaacaataataattttataaaaaataaaataaaaattagggtTAATAACTTTAAGCCCCTCTGAATTTTATAGCGAGTTACATTATGCCCCCCTCTATTTAAAAAACTACACTCAACCCCCCTTTGacatgaagtaaaaaaaaaagaaaaaaaagtaaaTGACCAAAATAACCCTAACCTAAATCAgatttttaagaagaaaatgaaaaaaaatttaaaaaaaaaagcccATAAGACCATTGAAAGCTTAACCTTAACCAAATCTTTATATATAGGTCCAAAATTTCACTTGTTTCTAGAAAAAATATCTTCACAAAATTTATACATGCACCAGTAtaaatttacctccttcgtgttggccctgagacgagttggcgggggtgctgggggcgagcgcATTCACCTTTTTCTTATGCCACAATACATGCACCAGTATAAACAACAGAAAAACAACAACTCTAAAAGTGATAATCAATCAAAAACTCATTTTACCAAATAAAAAAGAgctaaaattctaaattaatgaatcaaaattaaatgaagatggaacaaaatttatcattaaaaaattaaaatgaagaccctttgacaatttagaaaaaaaatcactcttttaatttttgtccaaaggtaaatttttatttcaaagCAGCTAAAAATACTTTTCGTTTCAAAAAGCTgttgttttgaaatgaaaatttacttttgggtaaaaattaaaaggatggtttttttctaaatcataaatggtcttcattttttatttttaatgataaattttgttctaattttatttaattttgattcattaatttaaaattcagaGTTATTATTTTTCTGTTATTTATGTTAGTACATATATGAATTTTATGAGGATATTTTTCTAGGAACAAGTGAGATTTTGAACTTATATATAAATCATGTTGAGTTAAGGTTAACTTTTAACGATTTTAtaagatttttatttttcattttctttttagaAGTCATTTAGGTTAGGGTTATtttgatcttttttttttctttttttttacttcatGTCAAAGGAGGGTTGAGTGTAGTTTTTTAAATAGAGGGGGGCAAAATGTAACTCGCTATAAAATTCAGGGGGGCTTAAAGTTATTAaccctaaaaattaaattagatagATCTTGTGTTCGGATCTGGTACAATAACTTCTTAAACTTCTTTTACAAATATTGATAGAGATAAACGAATCCTATTAGATTATCACTGGATAAAAAACTAATAAGTGTTTGATTTTTTTGCTATAATTGTTAGTTAATGACCAAATctaataaaaaaatcataaattaaatgtaataatcaatttatttttaatttctatttcaaaattattgctggataaaaaactaataattgtttgattttttgctataatttttagttaatgaccaaatctaataaaaaaaccataaattaaatctaataaccaatttatttttaatttctatttcaaaagattaaattttttttctatattatatttatttaattagttaacaaaattatatatatatatatataaacaaaatctAATAACCAAATTCTTTCACTAAGATTTATTCTCTAAATACTCTCCTCATCTGTCAAACCCTAACCCGCCTGAACCGAGAAGGCGGCTGGACAGTCTCATCCCGACGCCTGATGACGGACCACAACAACAAGCACCGGCGTGAACAGGATGGCAGGCAGGAGGACCGCCTCACTTCCCTCCATGACGACCTCCTTATCTCCATCCTCTCCTTCCTCTCCATCAAGCAGCGCGTCGCCCTCTCCGCTGTCTGCGCCCGCTTTCGCCTCCTCCTCCCCTCCATCCCCCGACTCGACGCTTTCCGCCTCGACGTCAGGCTCCCTTCCGGCGGCGTCGACGTCCACCAAGAGCTCACCTTCCCCCGTGCTCTAATCCGCCAATGCCACGTCGTCTTCCGGGATGAAGACGACGACGCCTTTTGGCACTATTTACCCAAGCCCCTCGAGCAGCTACTCGTCGACGATCTCTCCAAGGCGGGCGTGCAAGACCTCATCCTCAAAACCTCCGCGGGCAAGGCATGGTTGGATTTTGATTTTGGCGGCAGGGATTGCGGCTTGTTCGGCATCAAGTCGCTGAGGAGCCTCTCCTTCGACAGAATGCGGGTGTCGCAATACTTCGATCGCCGCCCCCTCTCGCCCTTGGGCTGCGCCCTCCTCACCTCCCTCAAAGTGGAAGTTTGCATCCTTTGCCATGATTTCCTGCTTAACCTCTTCGCCTCCTGCCCCTTCCTCGAAACTCTGCAACTCCTCTGGTTCAGTTGGCTCAAGCACAGCATGGACATACTAAGCATCCACTCCGACTCCATCAAGAATATAGTTCTTCTCAAGTCGCTCGCCAGCGTCGACGCCATCGACATCCACTGCCCAAAGCTCGAGTCGCTCATCGTGGAGGTCGTCAACGAAATGCGCATTGAAGCGCCCAAGGTCCGGAACGCATCATTCCTTCTTGCCCTCCATCCGCCTGCAGATCCTCCAGTTGCATTGAAGAATTTTCTCGGACCTGATTTTCCAAAGCAAAACGCTTGGCTCATGCTGAATTCTAGCAAAACCCCAAACGTGAGAGAAGATCCATAAAGCCTACCTTCTTAATTTTCATGCATACTCTCTTTGCTCTATGTATAACAAAATTTGCTTCGTTGGACAGGTATTAGCAGAGGGAATCGAAACAGAGAACGCCGTGATCTTCAACCTCGATTTCAATCTGCAAAATCGATCGTCAACTATGATATGGACCCAGTTCCTCAGGAAGTGCAATGACTCTAATACTAAATTTAGTATACTGGCAGATTCTACGCATATAGAGAGCACCAATGAAGACGATTACTTGCTCCATGGTTCTACAGAAGTAGAACTAATTGATTTACAAATGAGAATGCCCAAAAGGATATTTGAAGGGTTTCTCTTAAATCAAAAGGAGATGACAGAGGAATTAAAGGAAATGGGATTGCAAATGCTGAGAAGTCGCACCAGTACAGATCAGTTCAAGGATATATTAGCATCTGAGGAGTCTCTGTTCTCTAGCATTGCTAATTGCATTGAAATGAAATTTTAGTGATTGTTTTTTCTCTTGGCTCAGTATAACTAACTTGTAATTCACACCAATGTGTGCGTCCTTTGTTAAATAATCTAACTAGTAAATTCTTCAAATGTTGGGTTGGAGTCATATTTTTAATTCCATtaagttataaattttaatataaatgttaTTATTGATTTTGTTAGCAAGTTGTGGTGGTAAGAGGCAATGACAGGGGTGAATGCAGGAATAAGAGATAGAATGAGTTGATCTCGAATTGCTGAGTTTGCCAAGGACGTAATAGAAGAGGTGAGGTGTGAGTTCACTTCGTGTGATAACGTTACAATCTCATCTTTTTCTATATTTtaccaaattttaaatttttattatttatgaaattattaagttaatttaccgGTAATATTAAATTTGGGAGTCATAGCGGAAGGTCTGGTCGTTGACGTCGGTATTAAAGAGTGTGCTATCGACGATGAGGTAGAGGTAGTTGGTCCACAAGCGCAGTGCTAGGCCATGTTCGAGCGTCTCACGCAAGACCTCAATCCACAGTTGCTTGCTCCCGGTGTCAACGTAAGCATATATTGATGTGCAGGACACGTTGATCCAATCATGGCAGCCACGACCAAGGGCAGTCATGTTGACGACTACACCTCCAAAGACGAGAGCTGGGCCACAATCAGTGACCACGAAAGGGCATGGGAACGAGTAAGCGAGGCGAAGGAGAGTGGCGATATATGAGAAAACAAAGCCACATATGCTTCTTCTATTTTCCCCCCTTGACTTGGTATTTATTTGCCTGGTTGGAAAATTCATCGATCAgtcttgctttattttttttagtcCGTTACTTTATACCAGGGATGGAACCACTCAAGATTGATATATAGCTCAAGATAGCCCCCTAAATCCCTAGGCAAGATGTGGTGCATTTCTTAAGTAACTAGGTTCAATTCTCATGTATACCTATAGCAATTGAACTATTGGTGAAGCTAGGCCGCCACGTTAGAAGTCATCGTGCTTTCTGAATGTATTTGGTAAGGGGAATGtggttaaaaaaataatagatatgtAGTTAAGTGAGTATTGTTATAATTAATAGCCAATATTGAAGAGTTAGTGGGTTATATACTAGTTTACAAATTGGTCATTTGTTTATCAAGGAAATGCATTGAGAATTTTTTATCCTCCTTGTCTTTCGTGTAAAACTCTTTGATTTTTAATAGTAACATCATAGCTAAGTTTCAAGAAGAGTGATGGCTTCCAAAAGCTTTGTACACTTAGTAGTCATTCCTTTATTCTATAGTCACATGATCATGAGCATGTTTTTGGAGAATTATTAAGGTCCAAAGAATACTGAAAGATTATAATTTCTCAAATAGCAGAACCAACAAAAGTACTATGTTTATATAGGTGCAAAAGATGGAGCCTGAGATGTTGACATTGATCAAAgatttgaaataaagaattatttctttcagttattaattaCTCTATCTTAGAAGTCATTTACTGTACCAAAAAAAATCATCAAAGACATCTATGACGAAGAAGTATTAGGTATAAATAGTTAATGTGAGGAGTTAGTGGACTATAATTAAGGAATTAGTGGGCTATGTATTGGCTTATAAATAGACTACTTGTTTATCAACGAAATGCATTGGATTTTTTGTTTTATCTTCCTTTTCTATTCTCGATCTTGTACAATTGTGCAACATTAATCGATGCAGTTCATGCATTTGTTGGAACTTATTATTTGAGAGCCCCAAACTTCTTGACTAATAGATAACCTTTAATAGTTGTTAATTAGAGACGGATTTATATTAGGGCATACTAGGCTATTGCCCATCCCAAAGTCAAGCAAGTACCCTTTTCCTATTGAATTTTTCCTGCTACACCGAGGCATTGAAATGAGCTTTCCATACGTAGCTTGCAAATTGAAcatcaaatgaaaataaatcacgttgcataataatttctaaaaaaataaataaatcaataaaacatatgatattttcattattatttttttaactgtCCTTTTAAAtcatactttaaaataatttattgacGATCTAAATGGTCAAATCTCATAATAATTTTATTACATGAATAATATAATAAAACATATATAATTTGGATGAATTGATTTTTGTGGATCAGTATCCAGCCATATAAAATAatgaattttctaattaattaattatgtctGTCGAATTTGACACAATATTGATGTGATATGTCAAGGTGTGAGTGGACGCAATCGGATACACTTACGTGTATGCTAGTGGGTCCATTATATTTTTCCATCCTATGTTTCGGACCAATATCAAACAAGAATTTTACTTAATataataagtttaaataattatatAGGTCCAATTTATTGAACGAGAGTTAGTTAAGGATATAgatgtaaattttattataaatgatATTTATATTTCAAAATCTCATAGTCATATTTTGttgaataaataataaattttttctgttatatatataatttttattattttttaataatatatataatttaatatattaaatttgaGCCTTCCCAAGTTTAAGTCCAATACATCTTTAATTTATGGATCCGTACCTGTGTTAATGTTTACGAAATCTACCAATGAGATGGATTCTAAGATAGAGGTAATGAAGTGAAAGCTTGCTGAACTAGTGGTATTGAAGTGGAAGTTTAGTACTACCTATACAACATATATAGTCTCAACTGCATGTACAAGAGCAGACAGGTTATTTCCAAGGAGACGTCTCCGATGCTCAAAATGTAACTAGTCTACAAATTGAATAGTTAGTGGGTTATATACTAGTCTACAAATTGGTCATTTGTTTATCAAGGAAATGCATTGATTTTTAATAGTAACATCGTAGCTAAGTTTCAAGAAGAATGATCACTTCTAAAGTTTTGTACACCTAGTagtcatttcttgattctatagtCACATGACCATGAGCATGTTTTGAAGAATTATTAAGGTCCAAACAATACTAAAagatcataatttctcaaatagcAGAACCAacaaaagtattatttttatatatgtgCAAAAGATGGAGCATGAGATGTTGAAATTGAAAGATCTTGAAATAAAGAATTATTTCTTTCGAGTTATTAATTACTCAATCTTAGAAGGCATTTACTGTGAGGAGTTAGTAGACTATAATTAAGGAATCAGTGGGCTATGTATTGGCTTATAAATAGACTATTTGTTTATCAACGAAATGCATTGGAATTTTTGATTTATCCTCCTTGTCTATTCTCAATCTTTTACTATCATGCAACATTAATCGATGCAGTTCATGCATTATTTTGATCAATTTGTTGGAACTTATTATTTGAGAGCCGCAAACTTCTTGACTAATAGATAACCTTTAATAGTCATTAATCTGCCAATGAGATGGATTCTAAGATAGAGGTAATGAAGTGTGAATGCTTGCTGACCTAGTGGTATCGAAGTGGAAGTTTAGTAGTACCTATACAACATATAGTCTCA encodes the following:
- the LOC122040276 gene encoding uncharacterized protein LOC122040276; its protein translation is MTDHNNKHRREQDGRQEDRLTSLHDDLLISILSFLSIKQRVALSAVCARFRLLLPSIPRLDAFRLDVRLPSGGVDVHQELTFPRALIRQCHVVFRDEDDDAFWHYLPKPLEQLLVDDLSKAGVQDLILKTSAGKAWLDFDFGGRDCGLFGIKSLRSLSFDRMRVSQYFDRRPLSPLGCALLTSLKVEVCILCHDFLLNLFASCPFLETLQLLWFSWLKHSMDILSIHSDSIKNIVLLKSLASVDAIDIHCPKLESLIVEVVNEMRIEAPKVRNASFLLALHPPADPPVALKNFLGPDFPKQNAWLMLNSSKTPNVLAEGIETENAVIFNLDFNLQNRSSTMIWTQFLRKCNDSNTKFSILADSTHIESTNEDDYLLHGSTEVELIDLQMRMPKRIFEGFLLNQKEMTEELKEMGLQMLRSRTSTDQFKDILASEESLFSSIANCIEMKF